A window of Candidatus Zixiibacteriota bacterium genomic DNA:
CTGGAAAGCCTGCAGGCGTTCTATCCGGTGACCGCCACCGAGATGGGGATTCATACACACGACAAGAATTTGGCCGACTACTCTCAGGCATCGGTCAAGACCATGATTAACCGCCTCAAACAATATGAGATGCGGCTGCGCAAATTCGAAAAGCTGAACCTGTCTGCACCCGACAAGGTCAATTACAAGCTGATCAAATCGAATGTCGATGTGGCGCTGCTGAATCTGGGCCAGATCGAATGGCACAAGAAATCACCGCAACTGTATGTCGATGATGCCGTCAATGGCCTCTACTTCCTGGTGCTGTCGCGGCATGCCTCCAATGCCGACAAGCTTGGTGCAATCCTCGCGCGAATGAGAGCGGTGCCGAACCTGTTTGCGGTTGCCCGCGCCAACCTTCGCAGCGTCCCGGGCGTGTATATCGATGTCGCCAAGGAATCACTGCAGTCCGGCATGGAATTCTACCGTGATGTCGCGACCCAGTTAAGCAAGGAGTTTCCGGGGCGCGCCGGTGAAATAAGCTCGGCTGCAAGCGACGCACGCGACGCCATGACCGAGTTCATCGCCTATCTGGCAAGCCTCCCGCCCGGTCCCGAAAAGGGATATGCTATCGGCAAGGACAACTTCTCCTATCTGTTATCGCACCAGTATTTCCTGTCATACGATGCCGATTCACTTCTCAAGCTCGGCGAGAAGCTGCTGGATGATGCCCAGAAGGCGTATCGTGATTTCGAATCCTATGTCGAACTCAATCATCAGAACGGCCAGGATTCCGTCTTTATACCCAAGTCGTTCACGCGCCAGGACATCCACGACTACTACGCCTGGGAAGTTGATCAACTGAAGACCTTCCTGACCATGAATGATATTGTGCACATTCCGCATGATATCGTCCCAGTGGACGTAGTCGAGACGCCGCCGTTTCTTCGGTCGATGATCGCCGGTATCGCGTACCAACCGGCCGGACCGTTCGACAAGGAGCAACGCGGCATTTTCTACGTCCGGCCGATCCCGGACTCGCTTGATCGTGAACAACTCGATGCGCGATACCGGTACGTTCACAGGCGGGGTTTTCGCGGGTCAGTGGTGCATGAAGCGTTCCCCGGCCACCACCTGC
This region includes:
- a CDS encoding DUF885 domain-containing protein yields the protein MLALRRWGVIVLFAFVIAAPLPAANKKKAPSLSDLSQEILESLQAFYPVTATEMGIHTHDKNLADYSQASVKTMINRLKQYEMRLRKFEKLNLSAPDKVNYKLIKSNVDVALLNLGQIEWHKKSPQLYVDDAVNGLYFLVLSRHASNADKLGAILARMRAVPNLFAVARANLRSVPGVYIDVAKESLQSGMEFYRDVATQLSKEFPGRAGEISSAASDARDAMTEFIAYLASLPPGPEKGYAIGKDNFSYLLSHQYFLSYDADSLLKLGEKLLDDAQKAYRDFESYVELNHQNGQDSVFIPKSFTRQDIHDYYAWEVDQLKTFLTMNDIVHIPHDIVPVDVVETPPFLRSMIAGIAYQPAGPFDKEQRGIFYVRPIPDSLDREQLDARYRYVHRRGFRGSVVHEAFPGHHLQMQLAARNIDPVRKWQMNSMMLEGWALYCEEMVYRAGLYGQEDPTQWLGTLGGIRFRAARIVADVKLHTGEFSYDECVEWMIKTLDIETESSEDYIRREVRRYTLSPTVQMSYLIGKLEIQRLKDATAKKEGVNFSERAFYDKLLSEGSIPPTLLWEIMGLTPDGTVSTVIP